The following coding sequences lie in one Silene latifolia isolate original U9 population chromosome 5, ASM4854445v1, whole genome shotgun sequence genomic window:
- the LOC141657313 gene encoding pyrroline-5-carboxylate reductase-like — protein MAAITATPIAANNFKLGFIGAGKMAESIAKGIVNSGVLPPSRIRTAHLGSHRREAFQSFGVSVFDYNSQVVEDCDVIVLSVKPQIVKDVVLKLKPYFSENQLLVSVVAGTKLKDLQEWAGHSRFVRVMPNTPAAVGMAASVISLGGTATEEDGELIAKLFGAIGKVWRADEKLFDAITGLSGSGPAYIFLAIEALADGGVAAGLPRDLANGLAAQTVLGAASMAVNSGKHPGQLKDDVASPGGTTIAGIHELEKGGFRGTIMNAVVAAAKLGRELS, from the exons ATGGCGGCAATAACGGCGACCCCAATTGCCGCCAATAATTTCAAATTAGGGTTCATAGGTGCCGGAAAAATGGCAGAAAGTATAGCAAAAGGAATAGTAAATTCCGGCGTATTGCCACCTTCCCGGATTCGAACCGCTCATCTCGGATCTCACCGCCGTGAAGCCTTCCAATCTTTCGGCGTCTCCGTCTTTGATTACAACTCCCAG GTGGTGGAAGATTGCGATGTTATTGTATTATCTGTGAAGCCTCAAATCG TTAAGGATGTGGTGCTAAAATTGAAACCATATTTTTCCGAGAATCAACTGTTGGTATCAGTTGTTGCTGGAACAAAATTGAAAGATTTACAG GAATGGGCTGGACATAGCCGTTTTGTTCGGGTGATGCCTAACACACCAGCTGCTGTTGGAATGGCTGCATCAG TGATAAGCTTGGGGGGAACAGCAACTGAAGAGGATGGAGAGTTAATTGCAAAATTATTTGGAGCAATTGGCAAGGTCTGGAGAGCTGATGAAAAATTGTTTGATGCAATTACTGGTCTTAG CGGAAGTGGCCCAGCATATATATTTTTGGCTATTGAAGCCCTGGCTGATGGAGGAGTTGCTGCTGGTCTTCCCCGAGATCTTGCCAACGGGTTAGCTGCTCAAACT GTGTTGGGAGCAGCATCCATGGCTGTTAACAGTGGTAAACATCCGGGTCAGCTCAAAGATGATGTAGCATCACCTGGAGGGACAACAATTGCCGGCATTCATGAACTAGAGAAAGGTGGATTTCGTGGCACAATCATGAACGCTGTGGTGGCAGCTGCTAAACTTGGCCGAGAACTTTCCTAA
- the LOC141657312 gene encoding cytochrome P450 CYP94D108-like yields METSPIFYLCILLTTLIFILVSILFHYTHQNQKHGFKLYPFFGTLPDFLCHRHRFLDWTTTVLADHPTHTAVFFRPGKVHTIMTANPAVVEHVLKNNFLNYPKGPKFSALLFDFLGVGIFNVDEELWKHQRKTASFEFNKRSLKTFLLDVTRSEISTRLIPLLERGSVGSSGVLDMQDVLERFAFDSVCKLAFNVDPGCLSGSGEGESEFMRAFEEASTLSSGRFMYLLPVVCTIKKFFNVGSEKRLKEAIRTVHVYADNIIRSRLEEIKNGGDRSSNRHDLLSRFIESSDSNSYDCAFLRDVVISFILAGRDTTSSGLSWFFWLLSSNPTVLEKIRTEVRNVRTRAGKRVGDTFDFDELREMNYLHGALSETLRLYPPVPVDTRTCLEDDILPDGTTIKRDWFVTYHTYAMGRMESIWGQDCLQFRPERWLDENGVYKPDNPFRFPVFHAGPRICLGKEVAYIQMKSIAACVVEQFDIDVLEKENRPEFLLSLTLRMKNGLPVKIRKTNVRM; encoded by the coding sequence ATGGAGACATCTCCCATTTTTTACTTATGCATCCTCCTTACAACTCTTATCTTCATCCTTGTGTCCATCCTTTTCCACTACACCCATCAAAACCAAAAACATGGTTTCAAACTATACCCTTTCTTTGGAACCCTCCCTGACTTCCTATGTCACCGCCATCGCTTTCTCGACTGGACCACCACCGTCCTCGCCGACCACCCGACTCACACCGCTGTCTTCTTCCGCCCCGGCAAAGTTCATACTATCATGACTGCAAACCCCGCTGTAGTGGAACATGTTCTGAAGAATAATTTCCTGAATTACCCTAAAGGCCCCAAGTTTAGCGCCCTTTTATTTGATTTTCTCGGTGTTGGGATATTTAACGTTGATGAAGAGCTCTGGAAGCACCAGCGGAAAACCGCTAGCTTCGAGTTTAATAAGAGGTCGTTAAAGACCTTTTTGTTAGATGTCACTCGGTCTGAGATCTCGACCCGGTTAATCCCGCTTTTAGAGCGAGGTTCAGTCGGGTCGAGCGGAGTGTTAGACATGCAGGACGTCTTGGAACGGTTTGCTTTTGATAGTGTGTGTAAGTTGGCTTTTAATGTGGACCCGGGTTGTTTATCTGGTTCGGGTGAAGGTGAGTCGGAGTTTATGCGGGCTTTTGAAGAGGCGTCTACGCTTAGTTCAGGTCGGTTCATGTACCTATTACCCGTTGTGTGTACGATTAAGAAGTTTTTTAATGTCGGTTCGGAGAAAAGACTAAAAGAAGCAATCCGTACGGTTCATGTTTATGCCGACAATATCATACGGTCGAGGTTGGAAGAAATCAAAAATGGTGGAGATCGGAGTAGTAATCGTCATGACTTATTATCTCGTTTTATTGAAAGTAGCGATAGTAATTCATATGATTGTGCATTTCTTAGAGATGTAGTGATAAGTTTTATCTTAGCGGGTCGGGATACGACCTCGTCCGGATTGAGTTGGTTTTTCTGGTTATTATCCTCTAATCCGACGGTTTTAGAGAAGATTCGGACTGAAGTGAGGAATGTCCGAACACGGGCAGGAAAACGAGTGGGGGATACATTCGACTTCGATGAGCTTAGAGAAATGAATTACTTACATGGGGCATTATCCGAGACTTTACGGTTATACCCGCCTGTTCCCGTTGACACAAGGACGTGTTTGGAGGACGATATCTTACCTGACGGTACAACAATCAAGAGGGATTGGTTTGTAACATATCATACTTACGCAATGGGGAGAATGGAGAGTATATGGGGTCAAGACTGTTTACAATTTCGGCCTGAGCGTTGGCTCGATGAAAACGGGGTTTATAAGCCGGATAATCCGTTTCGGTTCCCGGTGTTCCATGCCGGACCAAGGATATGTCTAGGGAAGGAAGTGGCATACATACAAATGAAGTCGATAGCGGCATGTGTGGTGGAACAATTTGACATTGATGTGTTAGAAAAGGAGAATCGTCCGGAGTTTTTGCTGTCTTTGACACTAAGGATGAAAAATGGACTACCCGTGAAGATAAGGAAAACAAATGTAAGGATGTGA